A section of the Sander vitreus isolate 19-12246 chromosome 19, sanVit1, whole genome shotgun sequence genome encodes:
- the nectin4a gene encoding nectin-4: protein MTPLLNRLSGCLCVLWIFVTVIQGDFVDLPSEDPIRSLAEVETTLPCRYQPTGADTVVQVTWYKEKPGATKEQIITAHFTDGQTAFGMWSRRVRFKSTEPTVDSSLVILSTEVSDEGKYLCRVVTHPSGNFDREMSLIVWTVPISILDPVILVEGQSFQPAATCRSIAHPPPQLSWDTDLNGQSTNRSSDNGAVSSHFSLHPLRSMNGKKLDCLVWHPTLEGPRRFSNKLVVHFPPHAEVSGYNGDWSVGMENAALRCVSGGNPKPQSFTWTRIGGQLPEGVIPHPNGTLVFGRPLYLSDGGTYLCVAKNDVGQGKAEVEISVTESGQENSGIENKLLIIVGGVAGGLLILMFIIIIAVTCHHKRRNKKLERELTVRKEEISTLTRQASFRRMNSVSTDTRGATEENIPLRVEGTIRTSMSSLGEAHCRDSRSTSSGGRGGGVAFDYLGRPVLHNNSRKGRDRLLDREEENRFRVETYVRNSAMSLQETRFHPPLTPSTVPKVQSIDAVRQLNGIAIIPSDGGSRPGSVTKNHQHPPLSSNYPPVTDEDEDEVDEGLGGPASQEHPDDQDSETNSSQVSEAHSTRYLQTNGTLRPKPRPSPTVVSPHASLIHKAQIV from the exons ATGACACCTCTGCTGAACAGACTGTCtgggtgtctctgtgtcctctggATCTTTG TTACAGTGATACAGGGAGACTTTGTGGATCTGCCATCAGAGGATCCCATCCGCTCCTTGGCAGAGGTCGAGACCACCCTGCCCTGTCGCTATCAGCCAACTGGGGCAGACACTGTGGTGCAGGTTACCTGGTATAAGGAGAAACCCGGTGCCACCAAGGAGCAGATCATCACTGCACACTTCACCGATGGACAGACAG CGTTTGGGATGTGGTCTAGACGTGTGCGCTTCAAGAGCACCGAACCCACCGTGGACTCGTCTCTGGTCATCTTGAGCACAGAGGTCTCCGACGAGGGGAAATACCTGTGCCGTGTCGTCACCCACCCCTCCGGCAACTTTGACAGAGAGATGTCCCTCATTGTGTGGA CCGTTCCTATCTCCATCCTGGACCCTGTGATTCTGGTGGAGGGACAGTCCTTCCAGCCGGCCGCTACCTGTCGCTCTATAGCCCACCCCCCTCCCCAGCTCTCCTGGGACACCGACCTGAATGGCCAGTCCACCAATCGCTCCTCCGACAACGGTGCCGTCTCCTCGCACTTCTCCCTGCACCCCCTGAGGAGCATGAACGGCAAGAAGCTGGACTGTCTGGTGTGGCATCCCACTTTGGAGGGCCCCCGCCGGTTCAGCAACAAGCTGGTGGTGCACT TCCCTCCACATGCAGAGGTGTCTGGCTACAACGGAGACTGGTCTGTGGGTATGGAGAATGCTGCCCTGAGGTGCGTGAGTGGAGGAAACCCCAAACCACAGAGTTTCACCTGGACCAG AATTGGGGGACAGTTGCCGGAAGGTGTGATCCCCCACCCTAATGGAACCCTGGTTTTTGGACGACCCCTGTACTTGTCAGATGGAGGCACCTACCTGTGCGTGGCGAAGAATGACGTGGGACAAGGGAAAGCGGAGGTGGAGATTAGTGTGACAG AATCTGGCCAAGAGAACAGTGGAATCGAAAACAAGCTGCTGATCATCGTGGGGGGCGTGGCTGGGGGGCTGCTGATCTTgatgttcatcatcatcatcgccgTCACTTGTCATCACAAACGCAGGAACAAGAAGCTGGAGAGGGAGCTGACTGTGAGGAA GGAGGAAATAAGCACTCTCACCAGGCAAGCTTCTTTCAGGAGAATGAACTCTGTCAGCACAGACACCAGAGGAGCG ACAGAGGAGAACATCCCTCTGAGGGTGGAGGGAACCATAAGGACCAGCATGTCTTCCCTGGGG GAGGCTCACTGCCGTGACAGCCGATCTACTAGCTCAGGTGGACGGGGAGGAGGGGTAGCGTTTGACTACCTGGGCAGGCCAGTCTTGCACAACAACTCGCGGAAGGGACGGGACAGGCTTCTGGATAGAGAGGAGGAGAACCGATTTAGAGTGGAGACATACGTGAGAAACAGCGCTATGTCTTTA CAGGAAACTCGTTTCCACCCTCCTCTGACGCCATCGACCGTCCCGAAGGTACAGTCCATTGATGCCGTAAGACAGCTAAACGGCATCGCCATTATCCCATCAGATGGGGGTTCAAGGCCAGGAAGTGTTACCAAGAATCACCAGCACCCTCCTTTGAGCTCCAACTACCCACCGGTAACagatgaggatgaggatgaagtAGATGAAGGTTTGGGGGGTCCCGCCAGTCAGGAGCATCCCGATGACCAAGACAGCGAGACCAACAGCTCCCAGGTGTCCGAGGCTCACAGCACACGCTATCTGCAGACTAACGGCACACTCAGACCAAAACCCCGGCCAAGCCCCACTGTGGTCAGCCCCCATGCCTCTCTGATCCACAAGGCCCAGATAGTTTAG